The following are encoded in a window of Paenibacillus polymyxa genomic DNA:
- the metH gene encoding methionine synthase, with translation MDKVSLQDALQRRILLLDGAMGTMIQQEDLSPDDFGGEELEGCNEMLVLTRPDVIQGIHEAYLKAGADLIETNTFGATSVVLADYDIPERAREINLVAAKLARNAVDKYSTADKPRFVVGAMGPTTKTLSVTGGVTFAELIDSYQEQALALIEGGVDVLLLETSQDTLNVKAGSIGIRQAFEQTGIELPLMISGTIEPMGTTLAGQNIESFCISLEHLHPISIGLNCATGPEFMRDHIRSLSEMSSAAISCYPNAGLPDENGQYHESPDSLARKMAAFAEKGWLNIAGGCCGTTPEHIRVMSESMAQFEPRPLVGHHPPAVSGIEPVYIEQDNRPYMVGERTNVLGSRKFKRLIVEGKYEEASEIARAQVKSGAHVIDICVQDPDRDEMTDMEAFLKLVVNKVKVPLVIDTTDIKVIDKALQYSQGKAIINSINLEDGEEKFEKMAPLIHKYGAAVVVGTIDERGQAISREDKLEVAKRSYDLLVNRYGLAAEDLIFDTLVFPVGTGDEQYIGSAKETIEGIRIIKEALPGVHTILGISNVSFGLPEAGREVLNSVYLYECTKAGLDYAIVNTEKLERYASIPEHERKLAEDLIYKTNDDTLSAFVAAFRNKKVEKKEKISNLSLEERLASYVVEGSKEGLIPDLEQALVKYSSLEIINGPLMKGMEEVGRLFNNNELIVAEVLQSAEVMKASVAYLEPFMEKNESSVKGKILLATVKGDVHDIGKNLVEIILSNNGYHIVNLGIKVPPERIIEAYREEKADMIGLSGLLVKSAQQMVLTAQDLKNANIDIPIMVGGAALTRKFTKNRIRPEYDGLVAYAKDAMDGLDIANKLMNPESRKKMAEDMEAEREAEAAIVVEAKPLPKLTRAVRSNIAQDLPVYIPPDTDRHVLRNYPLNYILPYVNMQMLMGHHLGLKGNVEQLLASEDPKAIQLKETVDSIMFEAVTDGIIQAHAMYRFFPAQSQGDQVLIYDPSDVSKVLHTFTFPRQQVEPYLCLADFLKSVESGVMDYVGFMVVTAGHGIQQISTQWKDKGDYLRSHALQAVALEVAEGLAERLHHIIRDSWGFPDPADMTMKQRHGARYQGIRVSFGYPACPDLEDQGPLFQLLKPEDIGVELTEGFMMEPEASVSAMVFSHPQAQYFNVEKV, from the coding sequence TTGGATAAAGTTAGCTTGCAGGATGCATTACAACGAAGAATACTCCTTCTTGATGGGGCCATGGGCACCATGATTCAACAGGAAGACCTTTCCCCCGATGATTTTGGTGGGGAAGAGCTGGAGGGCTGTAATGAAATGCTGGTCTTAACGAGACCAGATGTCATTCAAGGGATTCATGAAGCTTACTTGAAGGCTGGGGCAGACCTAATTGAAACGAATACATTTGGAGCAACATCCGTCGTTTTGGCGGATTACGATATACCAGAACGTGCCCGTGAAATTAATCTGGTGGCAGCCAAACTGGCGCGTAACGCGGTGGATAAATACAGCACTGCGGACAAGCCTCGTTTTGTAGTAGGAGCTATGGGTCCAACCACGAAAACCTTGTCTGTCACAGGTGGTGTTACATTTGCTGAGCTGATTGACAGCTATCAAGAGCAGGCCTTGGCGCTTATTGAAGGCGGCGTGGATGTGCTCCTTTTGGAGACCTCACAGGATACGCTTAACGTCAAGGCTGGAAGCATCGGAATTCGGCAGGCTTTTGAGCAGACAGGTATCGAGCTTCCGCTAATGATTTCAGGCACGATTGAGCCTATGGGAACGACGTTGGCCGGACAAAATATCGAATCCTTTTGCATATCACTTGAACACTTACATCCAATTTCGATTGGATTGAATTGTGCTACAGGTCCAGAGTTTATGCGTGATCATATTCGCTCTCTGTCTGAAATGTCCTCTGCAGCTATTAGCTGTTATCCAAATGCGGGCTTGCCCGATGAAAATGGCCAATACCATGAATCGCCTGATTCATTAGCACGTAAAATGGCTGCTTTCGCTGAAAAAGGCTGGCTGAATATTGCTGGGGGTTGTTGTGGTACCACGCCTGAGCATATTCGAGTTATGAGTGAAAGTATGGCGCAGTTTGAGCCACGTCCGCTGGTAGGTCATCATCCTCCTGCCGTATCAGGCATTGAGCCTGTATATATTGAACAGGACAATCGTCCGTATATGGTTGGTGAGCGAACGAATGTTCTAGGCTCCCGCAAATTCAAGCGTTTGATCGTGGAAGGCAAATATGAAGAGGCATCTGAAATTGCCCGCGCTCAGGTAAAAAGCGGAGCGCATGTCATTGATATTTGTGTGCAGGACCCGGATCGCGATGAAATGACGGATATGGAAGCGTTTTTGAAACTGGTTGTAAACAAGGTAAAAGTACCTTTGGTGATTGATACCACGGATATTAAAGTCATTGATAAAGCACTTCAATATTCGCAAGGTAAGGCGATTATTAACTCCATTAATTTGGAGGATGGTGAAGAGAAATTTGAGAAAATGGCTCCTCTTATTCATAAGTACGGCGCCGCTGTTGTTGTTGGAACCATTGATGAACGCGGACAGGCTATTTCACGTGAGGATAAGCTTGAGGTAGCTAAACGTTCTTATGATCTGTTGGTGAACCGTTACGGTTTGGCAGCGGAGGATCTAATTTTTGATACGCTCGTATTTCCAGTAGGAACAGGTGATGAGCAATATATCGGTTCAGCTAAGGAAACGATAGAGGGCATTCGCATTATTAAAGAAGCGCTTCCCGGGGTACATACCATCCTGGGCATCAGTAACGTATCTTTTGGTTTGCCGGAAGCGGGTCGTGAAGTGCTCAATTCCGTCTATTTATATGAATGCACCAAAGCAGGTCTGGACTATGCGATTGTAAACACTGAGAAGCTTGAACGTTATGCATCCATTCCAGAGCATGAGCGGAAACTTGCGGAAGACTTGATCTATAAAACAAATGACGATACTTTATCCGCTTTTGTAGCAGCTTTCCGTAACAAGAAAGTGGAGAAAAAAGAAAAGATATCAAACCTTTCGCTCGAAGAACGACTGGCTTCCTATGTAGTCGAGGGAAGTAAAGAGGGACTCATTCCGGATCTGGAGCAAGCGCTCGTGAAATATTCTTCGCTGGAGATTATTAACGGCCCGCTGATGAAGGGGATGGAGGAAGTAGGACGACTGTTTAACAATAACGAACTGATTGTTGCAGAGGTGCTGCAAAGCGCTGAAGTGATGAAGGCGTCCGTGGCCTATTTGGAGCCGTTCATGGAGAAGAATGAATCCTCAGTAAAAGGTAAGATTTTGTTGGCTACAGTCAAAGGTGATGTGCATGACATTGGTAAGAATCTGGTAGAGATTATTCTATCCAACAATGGTTACCATATCGTGAATCTGGGTATAAAAGTACCACCAGAACGCATTATTGAAGCTTACCGTGAAGAAAAGGCCGATATGATTGGCTTATCCGGACTGCTTGTTAAATCGGCACAACAAATGGTGCTGACCGCACAGGATTTAAAAAATGCAAATATTGATATTCCAATAATGGTGGGTGGAGCTGCTTTAACACGTAAGTTCACTAAAAATCGTATCCGTCCTGAGTATGATGGTCTGGTTGCCTATGCAAAGGATGCTATGGATGGTCTGGATATTGCCAATAAGCTTATGAATCCTGAGTCCCGCAAAAAAATGGCTGAGGACATGGAGGCTGAGCGGGAGGCTGAAGCGGCAATCGTCGTGGAAGCCAAGCCGCTCCCTAAGCTCACTCGAGCTGTGCGCTCTAATATTGCTCAGGATTTGCCCGTTTATATTCCACCAGATACGGATCGCCATGTACTACGCAACTATCCACTGAATTATATTTTGCCTTACGTGAATATGCAGATGCTAATGGGGCATCATCTTGGTTTAAAAGGCAATGTTGAACAGCTGCTGGCTTCGGAAGATCCGAAAGCGATTCAGTTGAAGGAAACCGTGGACAGCATCATGTTTGAAGCTGTGACAGACGGAATCATCCAGGCACATGCTATGTATCGTTTCTTTCCAGCGCAGTCCCAAGGAGATCAAGTTCTGATCTATGATCCCTCGGATGTGAGCAAGGTACTGCACACATTTACATTCCCGCGCCAGCAGGTAGAGCCTTATCTATGTCTGGCTGATTTCTTGAAATCAGTGGAATCCGGAGTTATGGACTATGTAGGTTTCATGGTCGTTACAGCTGGTCATGGGATTCAGCAGATATCTACCCAGTGGAAAGATAAAGGAGATTATCTGCGCTCGCATGCACTTCAAGCGGTAGCACTCGAAGTAGCAGAAGGGTTAGCGGAACGGCTTCACCATATTATCAGGGATAGCTGGGGGTTCCCGGACCCTGCCGATATGACAATGAAACAGCGACACGGTGCCAGATATCAAGGCATTCGGGTATCCTTTGGCTATCCGGCATGTCCAGATCTCGAGGATCAGGGGCCGTTGTTCCAGTTGTTAAAACCTGAGGATATTGGCGTTGAGCTGACGGAAGGGTTTATGATGGAACCGGAGGCTTCAGTATCAGCCATGGTGTTCAGCCACCCTCAGGCGCAGTATTTTAACGTCGAAAAGGTTTAA
- a CDS encoding 1,2-dihydroxy-3-keto-5-methylthiopentene dioxygenase, giving the protein MAEILIRNTNERISGEEQVREFLESHEILYEHWDTSKLSGELQENFTLTDDQKAAVLQTFEPEIKDLAARRGYKIWDVITLSEATANLDELLAKFEQIHTHTEDEIRAIVAGKGIFIIKGPEEIGYFNVELSPGDVISVPENIPHFFTLMENQKIVAIRLFIEENGWIAEPYEDPTFIKA; this is encoded by the coding sequence ATGGCCGAAATCTTAATACGTAATACGAACGAACGAATTAGCGGTGAAGAACAAGTACGTGAATTTCTGGAGAGTCACGAGATATTGTATGAACATTGGGATACTTCCAAATTGTCCGGGGAGCTGCAAGAGAACTTTACCTTAACAGATGATCAAAAGGCCGCTGTTCTCCAAACATTTGAACCCGAAATCAAGGATTTAGCCGCACGTCGCGGATATAAAATATGGGACGTTATCACTTTATCTGAAGCAACGGCGAATTTGGACGAGCTACTGGCCAAGTTTGAGCAAATTCACACCCACACCGAGGATGAAATTCGTGCCATTGTCGCCGGTAAAGGCATCTTCATCATTAAAGGCCCTGAAGAGATCGGCTATTTTAACGTAGAGCTTTCACCGGGGGACGTTATCTCCGTACCTGAAAATATACCTCACTTCTTCACTTTAATGGAGAATCAAAAGATCGTCGCAATCCGATTGTTCATCGAAGAAAATGGCTGGATTGCCGAACCGTATGAAGACCCAACCTTCATTAAAGCATAA
- a CDS encoding HAD family hydrolase, which produces MTIQAVMFDLDDTLLWDERSVEEAFDAACQTGSREAGVDSKTLEEAVRKEARALYESYETFSFTQMIGINPFEGLWANFTAGEQPEFRQLEQLAPVYRKESWRRGLQQLGIDNEKLAEKLATQFASERRARPHVYEETFEILEQLKGHYKLLLLTNGSPDLQQEKLDGVPQLAPFFDHVVISGSFGRGKPDPSIFQHALGLLGIEPEHALMVGDKLTTDIQGALAAGVHSVWVNRNAKTNTTEIKPKFEIKHLSELGGIIQSLK; this is translated from the coding sequence ATGACGATTCAGGCGGTAATGTTTGATCTTGATGATACCCTTTTATGGGATGAACGTAGTGTAGAAGAGGCATTTGATGCAGCATGCCAAACAGGCTCCCGTGAAGCAGGCGTTGATTCGAAAACTCTGGAGGAAGCGGTACGTAAGGAAGCACGCGCTTTGTATGAATCCTATGAAACCTTTAGTTTTACTCAAATGATCGGCATTAACCCGTTTGAAGGATTGTGGGCGAATTTTACAGCAGGTGAGCAACCTGAATTCCGCCAATTGGAACAGTTGGCCCCTGTTTATCGAAAGGAATCATGGCGCAGAGGACTCCAGCAACTAGGGATAGATAATGAGAAGTTGGCGGAAAAGCTGGCTACCCAATTTGCTTCGGAAAGACGCGCGCGTCCACATGTATATGAAGAAACGTTTGAGATTCTAGAACAATTGAAGGGACATTACAAACTGTTATTGCTGACAAATGGCTCCCCTGATCTACAACAGGAGAAACTGGATGGAGTTCCTCAATTAGCTCCTTTTTTTGATCATGTTGTCATTTCAGGTTCATTTGGTCGAGGCAAGCCTGATCCGTCTATATTCCAGCATGCTTTGGGGCTTCTTGGTATTGAGCCTGAACATGCTTTAATGGTAGGAGATAAGCTGACGACTGATATTCAAGGAGCGTTGGCAGCAGGTGTACACTCGGTGTGGGTGAACCGGAACGCTAAAACCAATACCACAGAGATCAAGCCGAAGTTCGAAATCAAGCATCTGTCTGAATTGGGCGGAATTATTCAATCGTTAAAGTAA
- a CDS encoding DUF896 domain-containing protein, giving the protein MDIDSLVQRINELARKAKSEGLTEEEAIERANLREIYLGNIRRNFRQQLETIEFVDDDTSKGNDGLKH; this is encoded by the coding sequence TTGGATATAGACAGCTTAGTACAGCGCATCAATGAATTAGCGCGTAAAGCAAAATCTGAGGGATTGACGGAAGAGGAAGCCATAGAGCGCGCCAATCTTCGGGAAATTTATTTAGGTAACATTCGCCGTAATTTTCGGCAGCAGCTTGAAACAATTGAATTTGTGGACGATGATACATCGAAGGGAAATGACGGGCTGAAGCATTAA
- a CDS encoding LysM peptidoglycan-binding domain-containing protein, whose product MKYSTYQSIFPMNSENLQETRKEGRAHFMQIITNSLLLKLLILVIVAWIAGAGVLTVFAAPSVSKGEVTKLTVQPGDTLWEIAANHKPERMDTRVYIEGIVRINGLEDRGVQAGQILKLPHF is encoded by the coding sequence ATGAAATATAGCACTTATCAAAGTATTTTTCCGATGAATTCAGAAAATTTGCAGGAGACCCGAAAAGAGGGTAGAGCGCATTTTATGCAAATTATTACTAATAGTCTTTTACTTAAGCTTCTTATTTTAGTGATTGTTGCTTGGATTGCAGGGGCAGGTGTACTTACGGTTTTCGCGGCACCCTCAGTTTCCAAGGGAGAAGTGACTAAACTGACCGTACAACCTGGAGATACGTTGTGGGAGATTGCCGCAAATCATAAACCGGAACGAATGGATACACGGGTATATATAGAAGGAATTGTGCGGATTAACGGTTTGGAGGACCGGGGAGTGCAGGCAGGTCAGATACTCAAGCTTCCGCACTTCTGA
- the lexA gene encoding transcriptional repressor LexA, translating into MSKISSRQQAILEFIRNEVRLKGYPPSVREIGEAVGLASSSTVHGHLDRLEKKGLIRRDPTKPRAIELLGQDESDNSNLINYSISRVPVVGKVTAGLPITATENIEDYFPLPQHFVGEDKIFMLSVVGESMIEAGIANGDYVIVRQQQTADNGDIVVAMTDEDEATVKTFYKEKDHIRLQPENPAFEPLRLTHVSILGKVVGLFRDFH; encoded by the coding sequence ATGTCTAAGATTTCGAGCCGCCAGCAGGCCATTCTTGAATTTATCCGCAATGAAGTGCGTCTAAAGGGATACCCCCCTTCTGTACGCGAAATAGGCGAGGCTGTCGGATTGGCCTCCAGTTCTACGGTTCACGGTCATTTGGATCGTTTAGAGAAAAAAGGACTCATTCGACGCGATCCTACAAAACCACGGGCTATTGAGTTACTCGGTCAAGACGAATCGGATAACAGCAACTTGATTAATTACTCCATTAGTCGTGTCCCCGTCGTCGGCAAAGTAACTGCTGGCCTTCCTATTACGGCGACAGAAAATATTGAAGATTACTTTCCTCTTCCCCAACACTTTGTTGGTGAGGATAAAATATTCATGTTATCTGTTGTAGGCGAAAGCATGATTGAGGCTGGGATTGCTAACGGAGACTATGTAATCGTACGTCAGCAGCAGACCGCTGATAATGGCGATATTGTTGTAGCTATGACAGATGAAGACGAAGCTACAGTTAAAACCTTCTACAAAGAAAAAGATCATATCCGGCTTCAACCTGAAAACCCAGCCTTTGAACCGCTTCGCCTGACACACGTCAGCATTTTGGGCAAGGTTGTAGGACTCTTCCGGGACTTCCACTGA
- a CDS encoding GNAT family N-acetyltransferase translates to MIIKMSLSNMGDFKKSNENNGFIVSGRIIPKYENDNWTYIEESFPEPYFKQYEDDDVDISYIDEQGKSIFLYYDENDCVGQIKLCTNWNGYALIEDIAVAKDWRHKGIGAALLSKATEWAKQNNLVGLMLETQDVNVLACRFYAKNNFVIGGVDTMLYSNFSTAHEKAIFWYYKFKHSN, encoded by the coding sequence ATGATAATTAAAATGTCACTTTCGAATATGGGAGATTTTAAGAAGTCAAATGAGAATAACGGCTTTATTGTGTCAGGGAGGATTATACCTAAATACGAGAACGATAATTGGACATATATAGAAGAAAGTTTCCCCGAACCATATTTTAAACAGTATGAGGATGATGACGTTGACATCAGTTATATTGATGAACAAGGAAAATCTATTTTTTTATATTATGATGAGAACGACTGTGTTGGGCAAATTAAACTTTGTACTAATTGGAATGGCTATGCTCTAATTGAGGATATTGCCGTCGCTAAAGACTGGAGACACAAGGGAATCGGAGCAGCCTTATTGAGTAAAGCAACCGAGTGGGCTAAGCAGAATAACCTTGTTGGTCTTATGCTTGAAACACAGGATGTGAATGTTTTAGCTTGTCGATTCTATGCTAAAAATAACTTTGTAATCGGCGGAGTTGATACTATGCTATATTCTAACTTTTCCACAGCCCATGAAAAAGCGATTTTTTGGTATTATAAGTTTAAGCATTCAAATTAG